One stretch of Terriglobales bacterium DNA includes these proteins:
- a CDS encoding winged helix-turn-helix domain-containing protein: protein MLSRAGQPVQLTPKTFQILLVLVRHHKEVVTKDDLMKAVWPDTFVEEANLSRNIFMLRKALGETFQDHQYILTVPGRGYRFAENVRLVPEQEVSIVAAQHSRVQVQVEETKPWAWIAVAVVVLVAMAAGVFKLFVKRPSVLTGHDTVVLADFANSTGDPVFDGTLRQGLAIQLEQSPFLKIMDDAQMQRDLRLMNLQPGAHIGTQVAHDVCVREAGAATIDGAIASLGKSYVITLQATACQEGATLAREQIQVEDKEHVLSALGSAATAMRGKLGESVTSIQRLNRPLEQVTTPSLEALQNYTEGVSVMGPGHFLAAVPLFERAIAIDPKFAMAYYLLGIAVEQAGDMERSAEYAKQAFGLIDRVSEYERAGITAYYYRATGELDKEIDAYRLGVNNYPRYWGFHTQLSLIYIDEGRYDEGLKEGQEAVLLQPDVEPPYRRLLDAYICLDRLPEAMQVAERVRGLGIDGARIHQRFLELAYVQGDREGISREIQWFAGKPEEYLSFGLQAADLNLHGRRRESHELYQRAADTARRMGFRSVADEFEETDARADAFSGNCQTAHRRGSPALALAICGDTAKAEKLAAANSKLFLNGTIWNAVQLPEIQAMIALHGDQPARSIELLASASPYERSYIDAAYLRGLAYLRLHKGVEAAAEFRKIMDHKGANWGATWVHPNWGQYYSLSYLGMARGFALAGESAKAKKAYQDFFELWKNANPDISILKQAKAECARL, encoded by the coding sequence GTGCTGTCACGTGCGGGCCAACCCGTCCAACTGACACCCAAGACGTTTCAAATTCTTCTCGTTCTTGTTCGCCACCATAAAGAAGTCGTCACTAAAGACGACCTGATGAAGGCAGTATGGCCGGACACGTTCGTTGAAGAGGCCAACCTCAGCCGCAACATCTTCATGCTTCGGAAGGCGCTGGGCGAGACTTTCCAAGACCACCAGTACATTCTGACGGTGCCAGGACGCGGTTATCGCTTCGCGGAGAACGTGCGCCTCGTCCCCGAGCAGGAAGTCAGCATTGTTGCTGCGCAGCACTCCAGAGTTCAGGTGCAGGTGGAAGAAACCAAGCCCTGGGCATGGATCGCGGTCGCAGTAGTGGTTCTGGTCGCCATGGCCGCTGGCGTGTTCAAACTGTTCGTCAAGCGGCCGTCTGTCCTCACGGGACACGATACTGTCGTGCTCGCTGATTTCGCGAATTCAACCGGCGACCCCGTCTTCGACGGCACTTTGCGCCAGGGCCTGGCCATTCAATTGGAACAATCGCCGTTTCTAAAAATTATGGACGACGCCCAGATGCAGCGTGATCTGCGGCTGATGAATCTCCAGCCCGGAGCGCACATCGGCACTCAGGTTGCGCACGATGTCTGTGTCCGGGAAGCAGGCGCGGCCACGATAGACGGCGCAATCGCCAGCCTGGGAAAAAGCTACGTCATCACCCTGCAGGCAACTGCGTGCCAGGAGGGGGCAACGCTCGCTCGCGAGCAGATTCAGGTCGAAGACAAAGAGCATGTGTTGAGCGCGCTGGGAAGCGCTGCAACTGCCATGCGTGGCAAGCTTGGAGAGTCGGTCACCTCGATCCAGAGGCTGAATCGTCCGTTGGAACAGGTCACTACTCCTTCGCTCGAAGCACTACAGAATTACACCGAAGGTGTTTCCGTGATGGGCCCGGGCCATTTCCTGGCGGCCGTTCCGTTGTTTGAGCGCGCTATCGCAATCGATCCAAAATTCGCGATGGCGTACTACCTTTTAGGCATCGCGGTTGAGCAGGCGGGCGATATGGAACGCAGCGCGGAATATGCCAAACAGGCTTTCGGGCTGATCGACCGCGTTTCGGAGTACGAACGGGCCGGCATCACTGCTTACTACTACAGAGCAACTGGCGAGCTCGACAAGGAGATCGACGCCTACCGATTGGGCGTAAACAACTATCCCCGGTATTGGGGTTTTCATACCCAACTAAGCCTTATCTACATCGATGAAGGGCGATATGACGAGGGGCTGAAGGAAGGCCAGGAGGCGGTTTTGCTGCAGCCCGACGTCGAACCTCCCTACCGCCGTCTATTGGACGCTTACATCTGCCTGGATCGCCTTCCCGAGGCCATGCAGGTGGCGGAGAGAGTGCGAGGGCTGGGGATCGACGGAGCGAGGATTCATCAGCGCTTCCTTGAATTGGCTTACGTGCAAGGCGATCGGGAGGGCATCTCCCGCGAGATTCAATGGTTTGCAGGCAAGCCGGAGGAGTACCTGAGCTTTGGCCTGCAGGCGGCCGACCTGAATCTGCACGGGAGACGCCGTGAATCGCATGAGCTGTATCAGCGTGCCGCCGACACGGCGCGGCGCATGGGTTTCCGCAGCGTTGCTGACGAGTTCGAAGAAACTGATGCGCGTGCTGATGCTTTTTCGGGAAATTGTCAGACGGCGCATCGTCGTGGGAGTCCGGCCTTAGCACTGGCGATTTGCGGCGACACCGCGAAGGCGGAGAAGCTCGCCGCGGCGAATTCGAAGCTTTTCCTAAACGGAACCATCTGGAACGCCGTACAGCTGCCCGAGATCCAAGCCATGATCGCACTCCACGGCGATCAACCAGCGCGAAGCATTGAGCTTCTCGCATCGGCCTCGCCGTACGAGCGCTCTTACATCGACGCAGCTTACTTGCGCGGACTCGCTTATCTTCGTTTGCATAAGGGTGTGGAGGCTGCGGCTGAGTTCCGGAAAATCATGGATCATAAGGGCGCCAATTGGGGCGCCACCTGGGTACACCCGAATTGGGGACAGTACTACTCGCTTTCCTATCTGGGGATGGCACGCGGCTTCGCACTCGCCGGTGAAAGTGCGAAGGCCAAAAAGGCATATCAGGACTTCTTCGAGTTGTGGAAAAACGCCAATCCCGACATCTCAATTCTGAAGCAAGCCAAGGCGGAGTGTGCCAGGCTATAG
- a CDS encoding SDR family NAD(P)-dependent oxidoreductase, translated as MNLTGNTIFITGGGSGIGRALAEELHKRGNRVIISGRRKSHLDSVAKANPGIEAIELDIADPDSIEAVAKKLIAEHSHLNVLINNAGIMEPDRAAGVIDDKLLVSTVTTNLLGPIRLTSALMDQLKSRRGVILYNTSVLAFVPLAVTAIYSATKAALHSYVLSQRFLLRDSGVQVLEVAPPWVRTELMNSQDAEQAMPLDRFIAATLDVLGTDANEILVEAAKPLRANPGPEEHALVNGFNQQMLKLFGPSQA; from the coding sequence ATGAATCTCACCGGAAACACCATCTTCATTACCGGCGGCGGATCGGGTATTGGCCGCGCGCTGGCCGAGGAGTTACATAAACGCGGAAACAGAGTGATCATCTCAGGCAGACGCAAGAGCCATTTGGACTCCGTAGCGAAGGCCAATCCGGGCATCGAGGCGATCGAACTCGATATCGCAGACCCGGACAGTATCGAAGCAGTGGCGAAGAAGTTGATTGCAGAACATTCGCATCTGAATGTTCTCATCAATAACGCTGGAATCATGGAACCGGATCGGGCGGCGGGTGTCATCGACGACAAACTGCTCGTGTCCACCGTTACCACCAATCTTCTGGGCCCCATTCGATTGACATCGGCTCTCATGGATCAGCTTAAGAGCCGCCGCGGTGTGATTCTCTACAACACCTCGGTACTTGCCTTTGTGCCATTGGCTGTGACGGCTATCTATTCAGCCACAAAAGCTGCGCTCCACTCCTATGTCTTATCGCAACGCTTCTTGCTTCGCGATAGCGGTGTTCAAGTGCTCGAGGTGGCGCCACCCTGGGTGCGCACGGAGCTCATGAATAGCCAGGACGCCGAGCAGGCAATGCCTCTCGACCGGTTTATCGCCGCAACGTTAGACGTGCTTGGAACAGATGCTAACGAGATCCTCGTTGAAGCGGCAAAACCCCTGCGAGCCAATCCTGGCCCTGAGGAGCATGCTTTGGTGAACGGGTTCAACCAGCAAATGCTGAAGCTATTCGGTCCGAGCCAAGCGTAA
- a CDS encoding helix-turn-helix domain-containing protein, translating into MPVFWKHGFADTSLQELERATGVNKSGLYTEFRDKEDLFVACLRHYLESQGKRELLTKEPLGWNNVEAFLQHGPLNKGEQQGCFSVNSMREFAILPDEAYGVVTENRALLQRHLAMNIEAEKPKMAPSAIAEMVLSFFSGLCIERNLKSSKASSTRKIENFMTALRSL; encoded by the coding sequence ATGCCTGTCTTCTGGAAGCACGGGTTTGCGGACACGAGCCTGCAGGAACTGGAACGAGCCACAGGCGTGAACAAGTCAGGGCTGTACACGGAGTTCCGAGACAAGGAAGATCTTTTTGTGGCATGCCTTCGGCACTACCTTGAGAGCCAGGGGAAGAGGGAGCTTCTCACTAAGGAGCCTCTCGGCTGGAACAACGTCGAGGCCTTTCTCCAGCATGGCCCTCTCAACAAAGGGGAACAGCAGGGATGCTTTTCCGTCAACTCCATGCGGGAGTTCGCTATTCTTCCGGATGAGGCGTATGGGGTCGTAACCGAGAATCGGGCACTATTGCAGCGCCATCTCGCGATGAATATCGAGGCGGAAAAGCCCAAAATGGCTCCTTCTGCAATTGCGGAGATGGTGCTGTCTTTCTTCTCCGGATTATGCATCGAGCGCAACCTCAAATCCAGCAAAGCCTCATCGACCCGCAAGATCGAAAACTTTATGACGGCCCTTCGCAGTCTCTAA
- a CDS encoding ester cyclase yields the protein MSASNAEKNKATVLKAFDTLFNKRDYSAAERFWSPNYIQHSAHIEPGRGGLFNLIKAAPPSLKYEPGVILAEGDYVIVHGRFSNIGLPVNWIAADIVRLKDGILVEHWDVIQDEATEQQSKSGNPMFGDSFPK from the coding sequence ATGAGCGCTTCAAATGCGGAAAAGAATAAGGCGACCGTACTGAAGGCATTCGATACCCTGTTCAATAAGCGAGACTACTCGGCTGCGGAGCGATTTTGGTCGCCCAACTACATTCAACACAGCGCCCATATCGAGCCGGGACGTGGCGGGCTCTTCAACCTCATCAAGGCCGCGCCGCCGTCGCTCAAATATGAGCCTGGGGTGATTCTTGCAGAAGGTGACTACGTCATCGTTCATGGCCGGTTCTCCAACATCGGACTGCCGGTGAACTGGATCGCAGCGGACATCGTTCGCTTGAAGGATGGAATTCTTGTCGAGCACTGGGATGTAATTCAGGACGAGGCTACCGAGCAACAGTCCAAGAGCGGGAATCCGATGTTCGGCGACTCATTCCCGAAGTAA
- the ggt gene encoding gamma-glutamyltransferase, protein MRRFACLAVLVLGSVAALAQQFASVPGQGRSMVVTKFGIVSTPQFLASQAGAHVLEEGGNAVDAAITANAVMGVVQPYVNGIGGDLFALYYDAKTGKLYGLNSSGWTPKALTIDYLKSKGVTKMNPIGVETIDIPGAVAGWDALRSRFGSLPFSQILAPAIYYAQNGFPLAERNARYWVARRLLNQPGYKETYVIWPTAPKPGDLFRNPALANSLRQIAEHGRDAYYNGPMTETMVKFLDSQGGTHTVEDFRDFQPEWVEPISTTYRGWTVYELPPNGQGIDALSMLNIMERFPMAQYGHNSVDALHVMIEAKKLAYADMYKYVADPHFTTVPVKELLSKDLAEQRAKLIDMKKATCEVVPSQIAAELNKMGHSTIYLSTIDKDGNIVSLIQSNYSGYGTGFVAPGLGFSFQNRGDLFQLTPGLPNSLAGHKRPLHTIIPAFMEKGDIHIGFGIMGGWNQGQAHAQFVSNVVDFGMNVQAALEQPRFTKETFDGCDVQMEQTIPADVRAGLTERGHQIRLLEPFSFTVGQGAAVVRDGTREVNFAAGDPRSDGAAIPQEPSTK, encoded by the coding sequence ATGAGACGTTTCGCCTGTCTGGCGGTATTGGTTCTTGGCTCGGTGGCTGCTCTCGCGCAGCAGTTCGCTTCAGTCCCGGGACAGGGCCGGTCGATGGTGGTTACGAAGTTCGGCATCGTTTCCACTCCGCAATTTCTCGCCTCGCAGGCCGGAGCCCACGTTCTTGAAGAAGGCGGCAATGCTGTCGATGCTGCCATCACGGCCAATGCCGTGATGGGCGTGGTCCAACCCTACGTGAACGGCATTGGCGGAGATCTGTTTGCTCTTTACTACGATGCAAAGACCGGCAAGCTTTATGGTCTGAACTCCAGTGGCTGGACCCCGAAGGCGCTGACCATCGATTACCTCAAGTCCAAAGGCGTGACTAAAATGAATCCCATCGGCGTCGAGACCATCGACATTCCCGGCGCCGTCGCGGGATGGGACGCGCTGCGCAGCCGCTTCGGCTCATTACCGTTCAGCCAGATTCTGGCTCCGGCCATCTACTACGCGCAGAACGGATTTCCACTGGCCGAGCGCAATGCGCGCTACTGGGTTGCCAGAAGACTTCTTAACCAGCCCGGCTACAAAGAGACCTACGTCATCTGGCCCACGGCGCCGAAGCCTGGCGACCTGTTCAGAAATCCCGCACTCGCCAATTCTCTTCGCCAGATCGCCGAGCATGGCCGCGACGCGTACTACAACGGTCCGATGACTGAGACGATGGTCAAGTTCCTCGATTCCCAGGGTGGGACTCACACCGTGGAAGACTTCCGCGACTTCCAGCCGGAATGGGTAGAGCCCATTTCCACCACTTACCGTGGCTGGACGGTCTACGAACTTCCTCCCAACGGCCAGGGCATCGACGCACTCTCGATGCTCAATATCATGGAACGCTTTCCCATGGCGCAGTACGGCCACAACTCGGTTGACGCGCTGCACGTGATGATCGAGGCCAAGAAGCTTGCCTATGCCGATATGTACAAATACGTCGCCGATCCGCATTTCACCACCGTTCCCGTAAAGGAACTTCTCTCGAAGGACCTGGCCGAGCAGCGTGCCAAGCTAATCGACATGAAGAAGGCCACGTGCGAGGTGGTTCCATCGCAAATCGCGGCGGAGCTTAATAAGATGGGCCACTCCACCATCTATCTCTCGACCATCGACAAGGATGGCAATATCGTCTCGCTCATTCAGAGCAACTATTCCGGCTACGGCACCGGATTCGTAGCTCCCGGTCTTGGCTTCTCATTCCAGAATCGCGGAGACCTTTTTCAGCTCACTCCTGGATTGCCCAACTCGCTTGCCGGACACAAGCGTCCTCTGCACACCATCATTCCCGCATTCATGGAGAAGGGCGACATTCATATCGGCTTCGGGATCATGGGTGGATGGAACCAGGGGCAGGCGCACGCGCAGTTCGTTTCCAATGTGGTGGACTTTGGGATGAACGTCCAGGCTGCGCTCGAACAGCCGCGCTTCACCAAGGAAACTTTTGACGGTTGCGATGTTCAGATGGAGCAGACCATCCCCGCCGACGTCCGCGCGGGTCTGACGGAACGTGGCCACCAGATTCGGCTTCTTGAACCTTTCTCCTTTACTGTGGGGCAAGGCGCGGCGGTCGTCCGCGACGGCACCCGCGAGGTGAATTTTGCTGCAGGAGATCCGCGCTCTGACGGGGCCGCCATCCCCCAAGAGCCGAGCACGAAGTAG